A region of Takifugu flavidus isolate HTHZ2018 chromosome 2, ASM371156v2, whole genome shotgun sequence DNA encodes the following proteins:
- the LOC130521508 gene encoding plakophilin-3-like has protein sequence MSVAVAESCFLSALQPATSWTAYMVPSDGPSPDPGAKARRVQEQVRMRLAERKSSSLPRLDDSLVGPADYSFPDTRVLGHSLGFSSRSMIHTPSRPIAVSTAPLPSSGFSSRSAVETSSRARLKQSSVVQSSFHSAQVHSRSKRSKSLCQADQELLPVPAPAPTEKAFYPLTLPPGTLRHSLSGTLAQDRGYWQEEELPCQHTYKGPSHRTISRITNRQQQQQHYQQQGSAFAHEGWAGTGRALPLAGNGWGTQWQQHVSRSSQAQYQAPLHRAASLHSVRSVGRGVDVMDGASIHSNDPLDGIQSLDMATAVRYLSESDAALQILGAAYIQHQCYHSNQAKKQVCDLHGIPALVQLFSSDNRAVLRYATGATRNLIYENSNNKAALVDAGGVARLVSILSEADEELRKTVTGVLWNLSSRDNLKEKLSREALSELTEKVLVPLCNSTALNASEREIFYNTTGCLRNLSSVNERTRQKMRDTQGLVDSLVSYIEQEETPDDKGLENSLCVMRNLSYQLYSELPPSVRLRLEGPRRATSIKDSEAIGCFTLYSKKDTERHENLSILSEVSRQPKGADWLWHPKVVALYKLVLQSSDSNSTGREAAIGALQNITAGETRWASVLSGVVLEQERMLPILLDLLDTNSEMELRPLTGLLRNLARHSSNKDHMATNVVKVLVSKLPSDGHQKTPSCEVVVNMCGALNNLVSSSSLAARDISYFNGIPKLVGIKTSHDNSSGGYKAARAASTVLGNMFQYNKLHKDYKLKGFSRRDFTDVTI, from the exons ATGAGCGTCGCTGTGGCGGAGAGCTGCTTTCTGTCGGCCCTGCAGCCGGCCACGTCCTGGACCGCATACATGGTTCCCTCGGACGGCCCATCTCCGGACCCGGGGGCCAAAGCCCGGAGAGTCCAGGAGCAGGTCCGAATGCGGCTGGCTGAGAGGAAGTCCAGCTCCCTGCCCAGACTGGACGACTCGCTGGTCGGACCAGCAG ACTACAGTTTTCCTGATACGCGAGTCTTGGGCCACAGCCTTGGTTTCAGCTCCAGGTCCATGATACACACACCGAGTCGGCCCATTGCT GTGTCCAcggcccccctcccctcctctggcTTCTCTTCTCGCTCGGCGGTGGAAACGTCTTCCAGGGCGAGACTGAAACAAAGCAGCGTTGTCCAGAGCAGCTTCCATTCCGCTCAGGTGCACAGCAGATCCAAACGCTCCAAGTCGCTGTGTCAGGCCGACCAGGAGCTTCTCCCTGTCCCCGCGCCAGCTCCCACAGAAAAAGCCTTCTACCCACTCACGTTGCCTCCTGGTACCCTGAGACACAGCCTCAGTGGCACCTTGGCCCAGGACAGAGGCTactggcaggaggaggagttgCCATGCCAACACACCTACAAAGGCCCCTCCCACCGCACCATCAGCCGTATAaccaacaggcagcagcagcagcagcattaccAGCAGCAGGGTTCCGCCTTTGCCCACGAGGGCTGGGCTGGAACCGGCCGAGCCCTCCCCCTCGCTGGTAACGGCTGGGGGacgcagtggcagcagcacgtGTCCAGGTCCAGTCAGGCGCAGTACCAAGCCCCACTGCACCGGGCCGCCTCGCTCCACAGCGTGAGGAGTGTCGGGAGAGGAGTGGACGTGATGGACGGAGCGTCCATTCACAGCAACGACCCTCTGGACGG gatccAGAGTCTGGACATGGCTACAGCTGTGAGGTATCTGTCCGAGTCAGACGCTGCCTTGCAAATTCTGGGCGCCGCCTACATACAGCATCAgtgttaccatagcaaccaaGCCAAAAAGCAG GTCTGTGACCTGCACGGGATCCCAGCTCTGGTCCAGCTCTTCTCCAGCGATAACCGAGCCGTGCTGCGATACGCCACCGGCGCCACGCGGAACCTCATCTATGAGAACAGCAACAACAAGGCGGCGCTGGTGGATGCGGGCGGAGTCGCGCGTCTCGTCAGCATCCTGAGTGAAGCTGACGAGGAGCTCCGGAAGACAGTCACAG GCGTCCTGTGGAATCTGTCCTCCAGAGACAACCTGAAAGAGAAACTGTCCAGAGAAGCTTTATCCGAGCTGACAGAGAAAGTCCTGGTCCCTCTGTGCAACAGCACCGCTCTCAATGCATCCGAGAGGGAAATCTTCTACAACACCACCGGCTGCCTCAG aaaCTTGAGTTCTGTAAATGAACGGACAAGACAGAAGATGAGAGACACGCAGGGCCTGGTGGACTCCCTGGTGTCCTACatagagcaggaggagacgccAGACGATAAG GGTTTGGAGAACTCCTTGTGTGTGATGAGGAACCTGTCCTACCAGCTGTACTCCGAGCTTCCTCCATCGGTCCGGCTCCGCCTCGAGGGCCCCAGGAGAGCCACGTCCATCAAAGACAGCGAAGCCATCGGCTGCTTCACGCTGTACAGCAAGAAGGACACAGAG CGTCACGAGAATCTGTCCATATTGTCCGAAGTGTCTCGCCAGCCCAAGGGGGCGGATTGGCTCTGGCACCCCAAGGTGGTGGCTCTGTATAAGCTGGTCCTCCAGAGCAGCGACAGCAACTCCACGGGTCGCGAGGCCGCTATAGGAGCCCTGCAAAACATCACTGCGGGGGAGACGCGG TGGGCGTCGGTTCTCAGCGGCGtggtgctggagcaggagaggatgcTGCCCATCCTGCTGGATCTTTTAGACACCAACAGTGAGATGGAGCTACGGCCTCTGACCGGCCTCCTGAGAAACCTCGCCAGACACTCTTCCAACAAAGACCACATGG CTACTAATGTGGTGAAGGTGTTGGTGTCAAAGCTCCCCAGCGATGGGCATCAGAAGACACCATCCTGTGAGGTGGTGGTCAACATGTGCGGAGCCCTCAATAACctggtctcctccagctccctggcAGCCCGTGACATTTCATACTTCAATGGCATACCAAAACTGGTTGGCATCAAGACATCCCATGATAACAG CTCTGGCGGCTATAAAGCTGCTCGAGCTGCTTCGACCGTCCTCGGCAACATGTTCCAGTACAACAAACTACACAAGGACTACAAACTG AAAGGGTTTTCAAGACGAGACTTCACAGACGTCACCATCTGA
- the vps35 gene encoding LOW QUALITY PROTEIN: vacuolar protein sorting-associated protein 35 (The sequence of the model RefSeq protein was modified relative to this genomic sequence to represent the inferred CDS: inserted 1 base in 1 codon), producing the protein MPTTQSPQDEQEKLLDEAVQAVKVQSFQMKRCLDKNKLMDALKHASNMLGELRTSMLSPKSYYELYMAISDELHYLEVYLTDEFAKGRKVADLYELVQYAGNIIPRLYLLITVGVVYVRSFPQSRKDILKDLVEMCRGVQHPLRGLFLRNYLLQCTRNILPDDGEQAEDSEELTGDINDSVDFVLLNFAEMNKLWVRMQHQGHSRDREKREKERQELRILVGTNLVRLSQLEGVNVDKYKQIVLSGVLEQVVNCRDSLAQEYLMECIIQVFPDEFHLQTLNPFLRSCAELHQHVNVKNIIIALIDRLALFAHXEDGPGIPAEIKLFDIFSQQVATVIQSRQDMPSEDVVSLQVSLINLAMKCYPDRVDYVDKVLEGTVEIFNKLNLEHIATSSAVSKELTRLLKIPVDTYNNILTVLQLKHFPPLFEYFDYESRKSMSCYVLSNTLDYNTTIVAQEQVDAILNLVSTLIQDQPDQPADEPDPEDFAEEQSLVGRFIHLLHSDDPDQQYLILNTARKHFGAGGNQRIRYTLPPLVFAAYQLSFRYKENASLDDKWEKKCQKIFSFAHQTISALIKAELAELPLRLFLQGALAAGEIGFENHETVAYEFMSQAFSLYEDEISDSKAQLAAITLIIGTFERMRCFSEENHEPLRTQCALAASKLLKKPDQCRAVSICAHLFWSGRSTDKSGEEIRDGKRVMECLKKALKIANQCMDPSLQVQLFIEILNRYVCFYERENDAVTVQVLNQLIQKIREDLPNLEPSEETEQINKHFQNTLEHLRLQRESPESEGPAYEGLVL; encoded by the exons ATG CCAACCACACAGTCTCCTCAGGACGAGCAGGAGAAACTTCTGGATGAAGCCGTTCAGGCTGTCAAGGTCCAGTCCTTCCAGATGAAACGATGCCTG GACAAGAACAAGCTGATGGATGCTCTGAAGCACGCCTCCAACATGCTCGGTGAGCTCCGGACCTCCATGCTCTCCCCCAAGAGCTACTATGAGCTGT ACATGGCTATCTCTGACGAGCTCCACTACCTGGAAGTGTATCTCACCGATGAGTTCGCCAAAGGACGCAAGGTGGCCGATCTCTACGAGCTGGTCCAGTATGCAGGAAACATCATCCCCAGATT GTATTTGCTCATCACCGTGGGGGTGGTGTACGTGCGCTCCTTCCCCCAGTCCCGTAAGGACATTCTGAAGGACCTGGTGGAGATGTGCCGGGGGGTTCAGCACCCTCTCCGAGGGCTCTTCCTCAGAAACTACTTGCTGCAGTGCACCCGCAACATCCTGCCTGATGATGGAGAGCAGGCAGA GGATTCGGAGGAATTAACAGGTGATATCAATGACTCCGTTGACTTTGTCCTGCTGAACTTTGCTGAGATGAACAAATTATGGGTCAGGATGCAGCATCAGGGTCACAGtcgagacagagagaagagagagaaggagcggCAGGAGCTGAGGATCCTGGTGGGCACTAACCTAGTTCGGCTCAGCCAGCTGGAGGGGGTCAATGTGGACAAGTACAAGCAG ATTGTTCTCTCAGGAGTCCTGGAGcaggtggtgaactgcagggaCTCGCTGGCTCAGGAGTATCTGATGGAGTGCATCATCCAG GTGTTCCCGGACGAGTTTCACCTCCAGACGCTCAACCCGTTCCTGCGCTCCTGTGCTGAGCTTCACCAACACGTCAACGTGAAGAACATCATCATTGCGCTCATCGACAG ACTGGCCCTGTTCGCCC CGGAGGACGGCCCCGGCATCCCTGCCGAAATCAAACTCTTTGACATCTTTTCTCAACAAGTGGCCACGGTCATTCAG TCTCGCCAGGACATGCCCTCGGAGGACGTGGTCTCTCTCCAGGTGTCGCTCATCAACCTGGCCATGAAGTGCTACCCTGATCGAGTGGACTATGTGGACAAGGTCCTGGAAGGCACCGTGGAAATATTTAACAAGCTCAACCTGGAACA CATCGCCACCAGCAGCGCGGTGTCGAAGGAGCTGACCCGGCTGCTGAAGATCCCGGTGGACACCTACAACAACATCCTGACGGTCCTCCAGCTCAAACACTTCCCGCCTCTCTTCGAGTACTTTGACTACGAGTCGCGCAAGAGCATGAGCTGCTACGTGCTGAGCAACACGCTGGACTACAACACCACCATCGTGGCCCAGGAACAG GTGGACGCCATCTTGAACCTGGTGTCCACGctgatccaggaccagcccGACCAGCCGGCCGATGAGCCGGACCCAGAAGACTTTGCCGAAGAGCAGAGCCTCGTGGGGCGCTTCATCCACCTGCTTCACTCCGACGACCCCGACCAACAGTATCTC ATATTAAACACAGCGCGGAAACACTTTGGTGCCGGTGGGAACCAGCGGATCCGCTacaccctccctcccctcgtCTTTGCTGCCTACCAGCTGTCCTTCAGATACAAGGAAAACGCTTCCCTG GATGACAAGTGGGAAAAGAAGTGCCAGAAGATCTTCTCCTTCGCTCACCAGACCATCAGTGCTCTTATCAAGGCGGAGCTTGCAGAGCTGCCGCTCcgcctcttcctgcagggggcgctggctGCCGGCGAAATCGGCTTTGAAAACCACGAGACTGTCGCGTACGAGTTCATGTCACAG GCCTTCTCTCTCTACGAAGACGAGATCAGCGACTCCAAGGCCCAGCTGGCAGCCATCACGCTGATCATCGGCACCTTCGAGAGGATGCGGTGCTTCAGTGAGGAGAACCACGAGCCCCTGAGGACTCAGTGTGCCCTGGCCGCCTCCAAGCTGCTGAAAAAGCCCGACCAGTGCCGAGCCGTCAGCATCTGCGCCCACCTGTTCTGGTCCGGGCGCAGCACCGATAAAAGTGGCGAAGAG ATCCGTGATGGCAAGCGGGTGATGGAGTGTCTCAAGAAAGCCCTGAAGATCGCCAACCAGTGCATGGACCCATCGCTGCAGGTCCAGCTTTTCATCGAGATCCTCAACCGATACGTCTGCTTCTACGAGAGGGAGAACGATGCG GTGACTGTGCAGGTGCTGAACCAGCTCATCCAGAAGATCAGAGAAGATCTTCCCAACCTGGAGCCGAGCGAGGAGACGGAGCAGATCAACAAACACTTCCAAAACACACTGGAGCACCTGCGCCTGCAGAGGGAGTCTCCTGAGTCTGAGGGGCCCGCCTACGAGGGCCTGGTCCTCTAA